The following coding sequences lie in one Arachis ipaensis cultivar K30076 chromosome B03, Araip1.1, whole genome shotgun sequence genomic window:
- the LOC107630094 gene encoding uncharacterized protein LOC107630094, protein MDMVDHKEGGNTLDQMDIEDIGRPEQHKSTWCEKKQAAVDEEMKKMSQLPANSTYVVHRRRVLNKILQLMTMQRTVTQEEELELLFAGLSL, encoded by the exons ATGGATATGGTTGATCATAAAGAGGGTGGCAATACCCTTGATCAAATGGATATTGAAGATATTGGCCGGCCTGAACAACATAAATCAACATGGTGCGAGAAAAAACAGGCTGCAGTtgatgaagaaatgaagaagatgagCCAACTGCCTGCAAACAGTACCTATGTTGTTCATCGTCGGAGGGTTCTtaataaaattctgcaacttatgACGATGCAG AGAACAGTAACACAAGAGGAGGAGCTGGAGCTACTTTTTGCTGGGCTGTCTTTGTGA
- the LOC107630093 gene encoding uncharacterized protein LOC107630093, protein MYVISCATSSYPALPIRASAATNGVLSASRVSLPVTHSAVAKPFVPEVVEAVDALHSEFRAVDYLVAFNSTRVLKAFQNARLGSHHFGGCTGYGHDEAGGREALDQAFAEIFGAESAIVRSQFFSGTHAITCALFALLRPGDELLAVAGAPYDTLEEVIGKRDSGGLGSLQDFGVKYREVPLAEDGGLDWNALTVSVKPGTKCALIQRSCGYSWRQSLSVNDIGRAIKIIKMQNPGCLVMVDNCYGEFVESIEPPMVGADLIAGSLIKNPGGTIAPCGGYVAGKRKWVEAAAARLSAPGLGVDCGSTPGDIMRAFFQGLFLSPQMVGEAIKGSLLIAEVLASKGYKVQPLPRVPRHDTVQAVQLRSREHLLAFCEAVQRSSPVGSYTKPVAGTTPGYASEVIFADGTFIDGSTSELSCDGPLREPFAVFCQGGTHWTQWGLVLGEVLKSL, encoded by the exons ATGTACGTCATATCCTGCGCCACCTCTTCTTATCCTGCGCTTCCTATTCGAGCTTCAGCGGCAACCAATGGCGTTCTTTCTGCCTCTCGGGTTTCACTTCCTGTCACTCATAGTGCCGTTGCCAAACCTTTTGTCCCCGAG GTTGTGGAAGCAGTGGATGCCTTGCATTCGGAGTTCAGGGCTGTGGATTATTTGGTTGCATTCAATAGCACCCGTGTACTAAAGGCATTCCAGAATGCTCGACTTGGATCTCAT CACTTTGGTGGTTGCACTGGTTATGGCCATGATGAAGCTGGGGGGCGAGAGGCTCTTGACCAGGCCTTTGCTGAAATTTTTGGGGCTGAATCTGCTATTGTGCGATCACAG TTCTTCTCAGGTACTCATGCTATCACATGTGCTTTATTTGCTCTCCTAAGGCCTGGGGATGAG TTATTGGCAGTTGCCGGCGCACCATATGATACTCTAGAGGAAGTAATTGGGAAAAGGGACTCTGGTGGACTAGGTTCCCTCCAAGATTTTGGGGTGAAGTACAGAGAAGTTCCA CTTGCTGAGGATGGTGGACTTGACTGGAATGCATTGACAGTTTCTGTCAAGCCCGGAACAAAATGTGCACTCATACAGAGGTCATGTGGTTATTCATGGCGTCAGAGTTTGAGTGTTAACGACATAGGAAGGgcaataaaaataatcaaa ATGCAAAACCCTGGATGCTTAGTCATGGTGGACAACTGCTACGGAGAATTTGTTGAGAGCATTGAACCTCCCATGGTG GGTGCGGATTTGATTGCTGGCAGTTTGATAAAGAATCCTGGTGGAACAATTGCACCATGTGGTGGATATGTTGCTGGGAAAAGGAAATGGGTTGAAGCAGCTGCTGCGCGGCTTTCTGCTCCTGGGCTTGGGGTGGATTGTGGTTCAACCCCTGGTGATATCATGCGAGCCTTTTTCCAAGGATTGTTTCTTTCTCCCCAGATGGTCGGGGAAGCAATCAAG GGTTCCTTACTGATTGCTGAAGTGTTAGCATCTAAAGGCTATAAAGTGCAACCACTCCCTCGTGTACCTCGCCATGATACAGTTCAG GCTGTACAGCTTCGAAGTCGTGAGCATCTCCTTGCTTTCTGCGAGGCTGTTCAGAGAAGCTCTCCTGTTGGTTCGTATACCAAACCAGTTGCTGGTACCACTCCTGGATATGCATCAGAG GTAATATTTGCCGATGGAACCTTTATTGATGGGAGCACCAGTGAACTTTCATGTGATGGACCTCTTAGAGAACCATTTGCCGTATTTTGCCAA GGTGGCACCCATTGGACTCAGTGGGGATTAGTCCTTGGAGAAGTTTTGAAATCTTTATGA